A window of the Lactuca sativa cultivar Salinas chromosome 5, Lsat_Salinas_v11, whole genome shotgun sequence genome harbors these coding sequences:
- the LOC111904901 gene encoding uncharacterized protein LOC111904901, protein MQDPVGKPAVDKQDDSTAVTRSGQSIFMSVYKTKVADQCWLITITWCKNMLLHGLSVSIDGPQPETTCKFELKPWYFWRKQGSKSFVLDGKSIDVFWDLKSAKFHGETEPTSEYYVAVVCDDEVVLLLGDLKKDAYRKTGCRPALIDPVLVSRKEHVFGKKKFITRVKFHEKGGFHEISIESKNTSTDHGVDTEMEIRIDGHLMIHVKHLQWKFRGNECVNLKNVKLEVYWDVHDWLFNHGLRHAVFIINSTTPAAFPATPLSWSCDSSEGFDSSGLYEFCLFLFAWKVE, encoded by the coding sequence ATGCAAGACCCCGTCGGAAAACCAGCTGTGGACAAGCAAGATGACTCCACCGCCGTCACAAGGTCCGGCCAAAGCATTTTCATGTCCGTTTACAAGACAAAAGTGGCTGATCAGTGTTGGTTGATCACCATCACTTGGTGCAAGAACATGTTGCTTCACGGCTTATCAGTATCCATAGATGGACCACAACCCGAAACCACTTGCAAATTCGAGCTCAAACCATGGTATTTCTGGCGAAAACAAGGATCCAAAAGCTTTGTTTTGGATGGTAAGTCAATCGACGTTTTCTGGGACCTGAAATCTGCAAAATTCCATGGCGAAACTGAGCCAACCTCGGAGTACTATGTAGCAGTTGTTTGTGATGACGAAGTTGTTCTTCTACTTGGTGATTTGAAGAAAGATGCTTACCGGAAAACAGGTTGCAGGCCGGCGTTGATTGATCCGGTTTTGGTGTCAAGAAAAGAACATGTTTTCGGGAAGAAGAAGTTCATAACACGAGTTAAGTTTCATGAAAAGGGTGGATTCCATGAGATATCGATCGAATCAAAGAACACGAGTACAGATCATGGGGTTGATACGGAAATGGAGATTAGAATTGATGGGCATTTGATGATTCATGTTAAGCATCTTCAGTGGAAATTTAGAGGTAATGAATGCGTTAATTTAAAGAACGTAAAGCTCGAAGTATACTGGGATGTTCATGACTGGCTTTTCAATCATGGTTTAAGACATGcagtttttataattaattcaaCCACTCCGGCAGCTTTTCCGGCGACACCATTGTCATGGAGTTGTGATTCATCAGAAGGGTTTGATTCAAGTGGATTATATGAGTTTTGCCTTTTTCTTTTTGCTTGGAAGGTTGAATGA
- the LOC111904912 gene encoding uncharacterized protein LOC111904912 encodes MKSSPIHGEPKDSELGQLDLNAFLKEQRIKILKLLNGEIKGKAKIVLSGHSNSTSSMVAAICHAWLLDTRMRSKRHAVVAGGGSTMEMVVPVLNVRREKMWKQRQAAWLFHHAGVDAASILFANEIELEVLMMNKQLSILVVGQDILKNNGEVGSKCTTLTDNYCEDAYDLLQNPVLKKLMLAGILLDTQNLNTTTTKDTEAARLLSVGSAPNYGNSLYDQLTQEQRDGAFFEALRQNYGKPPNESNHERISTTEDKVIERIHESPKAFEKGSRKDPDQAKTDTRIPSGIGFHRLYDYRMTEKIIYNSCSITHFIF; translated from the exons ATGAAATCTAGTCCTATACACGGCGAACCAAAGGATTCAGAACTAGGTCAACTGGATCTTAATGCGTTCTTGAAGGAGCAAAGAATCAAAATCCTAAAGCTACTGAATGGGGAAATCAAAGGAAAAGCGAAGATTGTGCTCTCTGGACATTCAAACA GTACAAGTTCAATGGTGGCAGCGATTTGCCATGCATGGTTGTTGGATACTCGGATGAGAAGCAAAAGGCATGCGGTGGTTGCAGGGGGCGGCAGCACCATGGAAATGGTGGTGCCGGTGTTAAATGTGAGAAGGGAAAAGATGTGGAAGCAGCGGCAAGCCGCCTGGCTCTTCCACCATGCTGGTGTTGATGCCGCCTCCATCCTCTTCGCCAACGAG ATTGAATTGGAGGTGCTAATGATGAACAAACAGTTAAGCATCCTCGTCGTCGGGCAAGACATCCTCAAGAATAATGGGGAGGTTGGATCAAAGTGCACCACCCTTACGGATAATTATTGTGAAGATGCTTATGATCTACTTCAAAACCCCGTTTTGAAAAAACTTATG CTTGCGGGTATTTTATTAGACACACAAAACTTGAACACGACAACTACTAAAGATACTGAGGCTGCGCGTTTGCTTTCCGTAGGCTCTGCACCCAACTATGGAAATAGTTTGTATGATCAAC TGACACAAGAACAAAGAGATGGTGCTTTCTTTGAAGCTTTAAGGCAGAACTATGGGAAACCTCCTAATGAGA GCAACCATGAGAGGATATCAACAACTGAAGACAAAGTTATCGAGAGAATACATGAATCCCCAAAAGCATTTGAAAAAGGCTCAAGAAAGGATCCAGATCAAGCAAAAACTGACACTCGTATACCATCAGGTATTGGTTTTCATCGTTTATATGATTATAGAATGACAGAAAAAATTATCTATAATTCATGTTCTATCACTCATTTTATCTTCTAA